From the Rhinoderma darwinii isolate aRhiDar2 chromosome 12, aRhiDar2.hap1, whole genome shotgun sequence genome, one window contains:
- the LOC142665003 gene encoding uncharacterized protein LOC142665003, translating to MSYRELLQLAIDESSRINQGIADGRLRSGHRRRQSVEQDEDHDNVPDRRRRRGQVPPRRRLQQEGADRSRSPLRPEPIEQSETTSGRRINSETELRIPGESQPGSTPSSTQERSERLEEPTQDPSTSEPLPNLQPSREGSRSPQQTSNRLVEPTLSTSQLLPNQQSTTETTDSRPVQRRQRRRGRRGRQIDRLPSRTFTENEDIQSCTICLEDYEIGEQVTVLPCSHLFHLPCIAHWIPTNPRCPLCRVHAFQRKRRR from the exons atgagttaccgagaactcttgcagcttgcaatagacgaaagttcccggataaatcaag gcattgctgatggaagattaagatctggacatagaaggcgtcagagtgtggagcaggatgaagaccatgacaatgtccccgacaggagacgaagacgtggtcaagttccaccgcgccgtaggttgcagcaagaaggagcggacagaagccggtccccattacgacctgagccaatagaacagtctgaaacgacaagtggccgtcgtattaatagtgagaccgagctcagaattcctggagaatcccagcctgggtctactccatcaagtactcaggagagatccgaaaggctggaggaaccaacacaagaccccagcaccagtgagccgctaccaaacctgcagccgtccagagaaggaagcagatctcctcagcaaacatctaacaggctggtggagccaacactaagcaccagtcagctgcttcccaaccaacagtcgacaacagagaccacagacagcagacctgtgcagagaagacaacgtcggcgaggcaggagaggcaggcagattgatagactcccatctcgaacctttactgaaaacgaagacatccagtcctgcactatatgcctagaggactatgagattggagagcaagtcaccgttctgccatgttctcacctattccatctgccttgtattgcacattggatcccgacaaatccacgctgtcccttgtgccgcgtccatgcctttcaaagaaagaggaggagataa